The DNA region GCTGTTGGGAGAGGGACGGGTGGCCAAAGATCTGTTGGTCAGTCGCCGGAGGGGCGCTCGTCGGGAACCAGGCCCAGGGCGATTTCCAGCGCCCCGCACAGCATCTGGCCCAGCATGATGTGCATTTCCTGAATCCGGGCGGTGGTATCGCTTGGCACCACCAGTGCCAGATCGGCGCGCCCTGGCGTGTCGCCGCCATCGCGGCCGGTCAAGGCCACGGCGGTGATGCCGGCGGCCCGCGCCGCATCGAGCCCCAGCAGCACATTCGGGCTGCGGCCCGAGGTGGTGATGCCGACCGCCATGTCACCCGGTCGGCCGAGTGCGGCGATCTGGCGGGCGAAGAGCTGATCGAAGCCCATGTCATTGCCGATCGCGGTCAGCGCCGAACTGTCGGTGGTGAGGGCGAGCCCGGCAATGGGCGCGCGATCGCGGCGATAGCGCACCGCCAGTTCGGTCGCCAGATGCTGAGCGTCCGAGGCCGAACCGCCATTGCCGAAGAACATGATCTTGCCGCCGGCGCGGATGGTGGCAAGCGCCATCGCCACCCATTGTCCGAAGGGCTGCTTCAGCACGGCACGGGTGCGGGCGAAAACCGCCGCGTGTTCATCCAGTTCGGCCTCGAAGAAGCTGTCGATATCCATGGCCCAGGTCCGATCTGCCGGTACGGCGCGTGTGCGCCGGCAACGATAGGAGGCGGCGTTGCCGGTGACAAGTCGCCACGGGCAACTCGAGCGCTTGTTTGACCT from Tistrella bauzanensis includes:
- a CDS encoding SIS domain-containing protein, with the protein product MDIDSFFEAELDEHAAVFARTRAVLKQPFGQWVAMALATIRAGGKIMFFGNGGSASDAQHLATELAVRYRRDRAPIAGLALTTDSSALTAIGNDMGFDQLFARQIAALGRPGDMAVGITTSGRSPNVLLGLDAARAAGITAVALTGRDGGDTPGRADLALVVPSDTTARIQEMHIMLGQMLCGALEIALGLVPDERPSGD